A region of the Apium graveolens cultivar Ventura chromosome 6, ASM990537v1, whole genome shotgun sequence genome:
TTGTTGGTGCTGAAGATCCATACAAATATTTCGACTGGACGATCACGTACGGCGACATTTATCCCATGGGTGTTAAGCAAAGGGTATATTTATATTACCAGTTACCACCAATATATACCCCCTAGCTAGCTAATTTCTATTTGTTTCTTCTATACTTGCCTTGAAGTCCTGAACCCCCCTCATTATGAACGCTCGTGTACTTATCATAACTATATTGACAATGCATTGCAGGGTATTCTTATAAATGGACAATTCCCTGGACCTGATATTGACTGTGTTACAAATGACAATCTCATCATCAATGTCCATAATCACTTGCCTGAGCCTTTTCTCCTTTCCTGGTTAGttcacctctctctctctctctctccctctctctctcttgGTCAGCAAGTTATATTGTTAGGAGTTGTTTCTAGGTATGGCCtgtatattaaatatttaaaattctaaCCGATTCCCTGAATTTGTCAATTATTTGGCTTCCAACATCACTCAAAGTCTCAAATTAGCAATTTCCTAGTTGTTATGAATTGCTTTCCCTTTTATTTCTTTTCCATAAATTTTCTCatatttttcctttttttcttgaaaaaaattcttaaaaataacAATGCACCATCATGCATGGTACAATGTGTATACAACTATACTCAAGTGACATGTACTGCGGGCATGCAGGAATGGGCTTCAACAAAGAAGAAATTCATACCAAGATGGAGTATATGGAACAACATGTCCCATTCCTCCAGGGAAGAACTTTACATACAAAATGCAAGCAAAGGATCAAATAGGCAGCTTCTATTACTTCCCTTCTCTCGCTTTCCACAAGGCTGCCGGTGGTTTTGGAGGCATTCGAATTCTCAGCAGACCTCGTATTCCTGTCCCCTTCTCTGACCCTGCTGCAGATTTCACTCTTCTCATTGGAGATTGGTACAAATCCAATCATGCGGTATGGAATCTTGTCAATTTTCATCAAATTTTATTTACAATGCATTCTGGCTAGTTAATTAAGGTTATGCTTTGCTTTATTAGAAACAATTAAATTGAGCTACTATTCGTACTGTAAACAGAGATTAAGAAGAATTTTGGACTATGGAAGAATGCTGCCTTACCCAGATGGAATATTAATCAACGGCCATGGTACAAATGGCTCTGCAGCATCTTTCACAGTTGAACAAGGTACTTATAGATAATGGAGTATGTATATCTCCTTGGTACTAGACATATCTAAGTAGACCGTCACATGTTATGCTAGACACTATTTAACATTATTTTGCTCCCATATATATGCAGGGAAAACCTACAGATTCAGGATATCGAATGTAGGGTTACGTAATTCTCTCAACTTTCGAATCCAGGGTCACAAAATGATGTTGGTTGAAGTAGAAGGAACCCATACCTTACAAACCACATATACATCACTTGATGTCCATGTTGGTCAATCCTACTCTGTGTTGGTCACTGCAGATCAGCCAGCTCAGGACTTTTATATCACAGTTTCCGCGCTCTTTGTCGCAGATAAAGATCTCCTCACCACCACAGGCGTCCTTCACTACTCTAATTCTCAGAAACCTGTTTTTGGCCTGCCTCCTCCTGGTCCTACCAACCACATCCGCTGGTCATTAAACCAGGCACGTTCCATCAGGACTAATTTGACTGCAAGCGGTCCAAGACCCAACCCACAAGGATCATATCATTACGGACTTATCAATATAAGCAGGACAGTGAAGCTTGTTAACAAACCAAGTCAAGTGAATGGGAAGCAGAGATATGGTATCAATGGTGTTTCCTTCATACCATCGGATACACCTCTTAAGCTTGCTGACTTCTTTAAAATTG
Encoded here:
- the LOC141666989 gene encoding L-ascorbate oxidase homolog, giving the protein MLPSSKGMGKCSLLILMISAILVCHSVVNIVGAEDPYKYFDWTITYGDIYPMGVKQRGILINGQFPGPDIDCVTNDNLIINVHNHLPEPFLLSWNGLQQRRNSYQDGVYGTTCPIPPGKNFTYKMQAKDQIGSFYYFPSLAFHKAAGGFGGIRILSRPRIPVPFSDPAADFTLLIGDWYKSNHARLRRILDYGRMLPYPDGILINGHGTNGSAASFTVEQGKTYRFRISNVGLRNSLNFRIQGHKMMLVEVEGTHTLQTTYTSLDVHVGQSYSVLVTADQPAQDFYITVSALFVADKDLLTTTGVLHYSNSQKPVFGLPPPGPTNHIRWSLNQARSIRTNLTASGPRPNPQGSYHYGLINISRTVKLVNKPSQVNGKQRYGINGVSFIPSDTPLKLADFFKIDGVFRVGSIPDSANGQEPLHLDTSVMGADFRAFLEIVFENHEKTTQTYHLDGYSFFVVGMDGGSWTPSSRNQYNLVDAVSRSTTQVYPRSWTAIYISLDNVGMWNLRSEYWARQYLGQQFYLRVYSPVESPRDEYSIPKNALLCGRASGRTIPPPV